GCGATGTCGTCCCGGACCGGTCAGCTTCTCGTGGTGGACTGCCTGTTCGTGGGGGTGGCGCAGCGGACGTACGAGAAGGCGGCGCCGGCGCTGTCGGCTTCGTACGAGGCGCTGGCCCACCGGCATCGTTCCTGAGGCCGCCGCCCCGCCCAGCACCGGAAAGACACGGAAAGAGCCGTCCATGACCTCCACCTCCCGCCCCCGTGATGTCAGGACCGAGTTGGAGTCCCTGACCACCGAGGCCTTCCGGCCGGAACTCGCGGACATCGACACCCTGCCGACCCTCGACATCGCCCGGCTGATGAACGGCGAGGACGCGACGGTGGCGGGGGCGGTCGCGGCCCGGCTGCCGCAGATCGCCGCCGCGATCGACGCCGTCGCGGAGCGGATGGCCCGGGGCGGCCGCCTGGTCTACGCGGGCGCGGGCACGGCGGGCCGGCTGGGTGTCCTGGACGCCTCCGAGTGCCCGCCCACGTTCAACACCGACCCTTCCCGGGTCGTCGGCCTGATCGCGGGCGGCCGGGACGCCGTGGTCACCTCGGTGGAGGGCGCCGAGGACTCCCGGGAACTGGCCCGGGCGGACCTGGAGTCCCTCGCCCTCACCCCCGGCGACACGGTCGTCGGCATCTCCGCCTCCGGCCGCACCCCGTACGCCATCGGCGCGGTCGAACACGCCCGTGCCCGCCGCTCCCTCACCATCGGGCTCGCCTGCAACCCCGGCAGCCCGCTCGCGGCCGCCGCCGACCACGGCATCGAGATCGTGGTGGGCCCCGAACTGCTCACCGGCTCGACCCGTCTGAAGGCCGGCACCGCGCAGAAGCTCGTCCTCAACATGCTCTCGACGATCACGATGATCCGGCTGGGCAAGACCTACGGAAACCTGATGGTCGATGTCCGCGCGTCGAACGACAAGCTCCGCGCCCGCTCCCACCGCATCGTCGCCCTCGCCACCGGCGCCCCCGACGAGGACATCGAACGCGCCCTGACGGCCACCGACGGCGAGGTGAAGAACGCGATCCTGACCCTCCTGGCCGACGTCGACGGCCCGACGGCGGCCCGCCTGCTGGAGGAGTCCGACGGGCATCTGCGGGCGGCCCTGGCGACGGCCGGCTGACTCACCGGCCCCGGCGGCGCTGACCGGCGTAGAAGGTGCCGCCGGCGACGAGCACCGTCAGTCCGGCGGTGATCGCGAGGGTGATCTCCGTGGTGTTCCGCTGGTCGGGGCCGTCGGGCAGCCTGGGATCGAGCAGCCCGAGCGGGTCCTTCCGGATCTCGACGCGGTCGCCGGGCCCGGCCTGCCCGAAGCAGTTCTCCTGCTGCGACACCTCGTACGTCCTGCGGTCCCCGCCGAGTTCCCGGACCGTGCAGAACATGTCCGGCCCGCGCCGCCGGTCCCGGTCGGCCACCTGGGTCACCACGGCGTCGACGGGCTCTCCGACGGTCCTCATGTACCCCTCGTACACGGCGGGTCCGGCGAACAGCATCAGCGCGAACCCGCCGAAGGAGACGAGCGTCGCCGCCCCCGCCCGGTGCCAGGAGCCCCCGATGACGCAGGCGGCGACCGCGATGACCGCCAGGACGACGACCACCCCGAGCCAGGTCATCCACTGCCCGATCGCGGAACCGAGCAGCAGCAGGGCGGGCACCAGCACGGCCCACAGCACCGAACCGACCGCCTTGCGCCCGCCGGACAGGCCCGGCCGCGAGCTGTCCGTCCCACCCGTGCCGCCGGCCGCCACAACCGTCCCGGACGCGCCCATGTCCCGCGTTCCCCCTGCCAGTCGCCCGTTCGAGTGCGCCCGCCACGATATACAACGCGCGCCGTCCCCCGGTCAGCCGGTGAGCTGGACGACCACCTCCTGCTCATCCGCGTGCCGCTCCTCCTGCTCGGCCGCGGCCTTGCAGGCCAGGACGTTGACCGCCGCGTTGAACCGCTCCATCGAGGTGGGACGGTCCGGGCCCAGGACGTACTCCTTCAGAACCCGGCGCTCGGGCGCCATGGGGTCGTGCCCCGGCTCGCGGACCGCGTCGAGGATCTCCGGCAGACGGGTGCAGTCCCGGTCGAGGAGGTAGGCGCCCCCGGCCGTCGTGTAGGCGGCCCGGAAGGCGTCGTCGGACAGGCCGTTCGCGTTGGTCAGGACGTACGGCTTGAGACTCGCCACGAAGTCCGCGACCACGGACGACACATCGCTGATCAGGATGTCGGCTTGGTCGAAGCACTCGTACAGCGTGGGCAGTTGCTTGACGATCACCTGGTGGAGGACCGGACCCCGGCTCTCCCGGAAGAGCCGGTGCCACTCGGCACGCAGCTCGTGCCACTCGGCCTCCCCGTCCAGACCGGCCGGGCGGGCCTCGCGGGTCTGCTGGGCGTCGTCGCCGCCGAGCCGCCCGGACAGTTCGCCGAGCCGCGCCTGGATCTCCGCGAGCCGCGGGCGAGCAGTGGCGATCGCGGCCTCGGCTTCCTGGCCGCCACGCCGCTCGTTGTCGGCACGCAGCAGCTCCCGGATGGCCCGGTCCGCCTCGGCCGCCTCACGGGAGCGCTTGCCGGTGAGGGGATGCGGCTTGTAGAGGACCCGGACGTTCTCGGCGAGCAGCTTCTCGACCAGCGGCACGCCCATCGGGATCAGGGACGTGTGGCAGTCGTCGTCGCTCCAGCCCTCCCAGGTGGGCGCGTACAGCACGGTCGGCAGCGGCCCCGGCACATGGTCGGCGTGCAGCCGGATCGACGACAGCTGCGGGCGGCCCACCTCGACGATCGCCGAGTCGCTGATGGCGTGCCGCACCCGCTGGTAGCGGTCGCGCCCGGCCCGCCCGGCCACCCAGATCTCGTCGTACACCTTGCTCACCCGGTTGCTGCTGGCGAGCTTGTCGCTGTCACCGTGCCCGATGAAGACGTGCTTGGACTCGGCGACGCGCAGCATGTGCACGTTCTTGCCCGCGTTGCCCGGGTAGAGCACGACCCGCAGCTCGGGCAGCTCCAGCTGCGCCACGTCGTCGGCCTTCGGTATGCACACGACAGGGATCGACGTACGGCTGAGGTAGCGGAACGACGCCCGCTCCCTCAGGATGATCAACGGCCGCCGGTCGAGCTGCTCCAGCGTCTCGATCCACATGTTGACCTGGTACATGAAGTCCCGGGACACGGCCGCGAAACTGAAGTACAGCGCCACCTCCGGCCGGTACCCGGCGAGTTGCCGGTTGAGCTCGGCGATCACCTCGTCGCCCGACGGCATCCGGCGGGCCCGGCGCAACTGCCCGAGCAGCGCCACCACGGCCGCGACCGCGAACCCGGCGGTGAGGGCGAAGCCGATGCCCGCGGGCTGCCACGCCCCGGCCGCGAGCGCGGCGAGCAGCCCGGCATGGGCCGGCAGGTCCAGGTGCAGCAGCTTGCGCAGGAAACGCCGGTAGAGGAGAGCGGGCGGCGACTGCGGGATGCCCGCCCCGCTCATGTCGAGGTTGCGCACGACGACCGGCAGCGTGCGCCGCCGCCGGATGGCGTGATGCACCGCCGTATAGAGGATCACCACGGTGAAGTGGGCGCTGAACACGGCCAGCGCGGCCACCAGCACCGCGTCGGACGCGTCCATCCGGTCGGCCAGCGCGAGCAGCATCACCGTCCGCACGGCGAACCGCATCGTCCGGGTCAGCTGCAACGCGGCCAGCCGCCGCACGAAGGCGGGAGCGCGGGTGTGCAGCACCTCGTCCACGACGTACGTCACGGCCGAGGCGGCCACGAAACCCCACAGTGACGGGAGCAGCGCGAAGACGGGCAGGGCGGCGAAACCGGCGGCGAAGAGAAACACAAGCAAAAGGTCGGTCTTCCCGCGCACACGCAGGACACCGCACAGCCAACGGAACGTCATGAAGAGACTTTCTCTGGGAAAGGACGTGTCTTCCGGGGCGGCGTGCGGTGGGGCGTACGCCGGTGTGTA
This is a stretch of genomic DNA from Streptomyces hawaiiensis. It encodes these proteins:
- the murQ gene encoding N-acetylmuramic acid 6-phosphate etherase — its product is MTSTSRPRDVRTELESLTTEAFRPELADIDTLPTLDIARLMNGEDATVAGAVAARLPQIAAAIDAVAERMARGGRLVYAGAGTAGRLGVLDASECPPTFNTDPSRVVGLIAGGRDAVVTSVEGAEDSRELARADLESLALTPGDTVVGISASGRTPYAIGAVEHARARRSLTIGLACNPGSPLAAAADHGIEIVVGPELLTGSTRLKAGTAQKLVLNMLSTITMIRLGKTYGNLMVDVRASNDKLRARSHRIVALATGAPDEDIERALTATDGEVKNAILTLLADVDGPTAARLLEESDGHLRAALATAG